A single region of the Pseudomonas granadensis genome encodes:
- the ftsY gene encoding signal recognition particle-docking protein FtsY — translation MFGSNDDKKSPAAAGEKKSLFGWLRKKPQEPVVEQPPAIPEPAAPVIGEEPAPIVLPITEPVLQPEAEAEPEAPAAAELPLTPTAEPWLTLPVAEEPVAFVEEAAPHVTPAIPEVAGAPAVEPEPVVEAVIEPAPVVPAPVAPVVQAPEPAPAPAPVPAPVVAAPVVPEEAPAEPPVEAPRTEETKAGFFARLKQGLSKTSASIGEGMASLFLGRKTIDDDLLDDLETRLLTADVGVEATTQIIQRLTQKVARKELADADALYKSLQAELAAMLKPVEQPLKIASQNKPFVILVVGVNGAGKTTTIGKLAKKLQLEGKKVMLAAGDTFRAAAVEQLQVWGERNKIPVIAQHTGADSASVIFDAVQAAKARGIDVLIADTAGRLHTKDNLMEELKKVRRVIGKLDADAPHEVLLVLDAGTGQNAINQAKQFNQTVELTGLALTKLDGTAKGGVIFALAKQFGLPIRYIGVGEGIDDLRTFEAEPFVQALFAERERS, via the coding sequence ATGTTTGGTTCCAACGACGACAAGAAGAGCCCAGCTGCGGCTGGCGAGAAGAAAAGCCTGTTCGGATGGCTGCGGAAAAAACCGCAGGAACCCGTCGTCGAACAGCCGCCCGCGATTCCTGAGCCTGCAGCGCCAGTTATAGGAGAAGAGCCGGCGCCGATTGTGCTGCCGATCACTGAACCCGTGCTGCAACCGGAGGCTGAAGCCGAACCTGAAGCGCCTGCCGCTGCCGAACTGCCGCTGACGCCGACCGCCGAGCCGTGGCTGACCTTGCCGGTGGCAGAAGAACCGGTGGCCTTCGTTGAAGAGGCAGCGCCGCATGTGACGCCGGCGATTCCGGAAGTGGCTGGGGCGCCTGCTGTCGAGCCCGAGCCGGTGGTGGAGGCGGTCATCGAGCCGGCGCCGGTTGTTCCTGCGCCAGTGGCTCCGGTCGTGCAAGCGCCCGAGCCAGCACCTGCTCCTGCTCCAGTGCCTGCGCCGGTTGTCGCTGCGCCAGTCGTGCCGGAAGAAGCGCCTGCCGAACCCCCTGTAGAAGCCCCGCGCACCGAAGAAACCAAAGCCGGTTTCTTCGCCCGCCTCAAGCAAGGCCTGTCGAAGACCAGCGCGAGCATCGGCGAGGGCATGGCCAGCCTGTTCCTCGGCCGCAAAACCATCGATGACGATTTGCTCGACGACCTCGAAACCCGTCTGCTTACCGCCGACGTCGGTGTCGAAGCCACCACGCAGATCATCCAGCGCCTGACCCAGAAGGTCGCGCGCAAAGAGCTGGCCGACGCCGATGCGCTGTACAAGTCGCTGCAGGCCGAACTGGCCGCCATGCTCAAGCCGGTCGAACAACCGCTGAAGATCGCCTCGCAGAACAAGCCGTTCGTGATTCTGGTGGTCGGCGTCAACGGCGCCGGCAAAACCACCACCATCGGCAAACTGGCGAAGAAGCTACAACTGGAAGGCAAGAAAGTCATGCTGGCCGCCGGTGACACCTTCCGTGCCGCGGCAGTCGAGCAATTGCAGGTCTGGGGCGAGCGCAACAAGATCCCGGTCATCGCCCAGCACACCGGTGCCGATTCGGCTTCGGTGATCTTCGACGCCGTGCAGGCCGCCAAGGCCCGTGGCATCGATGTATTGATCGCTGACACCGCCGGTCGTCTGCACACCAAAGACAACCTGATGGAAGAGCTGAAAAAGGTCCGCCGGGTCATTGGCAAGCTCGACGCCGATGCGCCGCACGAAGTGCTGCTGGTGCTCGACGCTGGCACCGGGCAGAACGCGATCAACCAGGCCAAGCAATTCAACCAGACCGTCGAACTGACCGGCCTGGCCCTGACCAAACTCGATGGCACAGCCAAGGGTGGGGTGATCTTCGCCCTGGCCAAGCAGTTCGGTCTGCCGATCCGCTACATCGGCGTCGGCGAAGGCATCGATGACTTGCGTACTTTTGAAGCCGAACCCTTTGTCCAGGCATTGTTTGCCGAGCGGGAGCGTTCATGA
- the ftsE gene encoding cell division ATP-binding protein FtsE, whose protein sequence is MIRFEQVGKRYPNGHVGLHELSFRVRRGEFLFVTGHSGAGKSTLLRLLLAMERPTSGKLLLAGQDLSTISNAQIPFLRRQIGVVFQNHQLLFDRTVFNNVALPLQILGLSKVEIAKRVDSALERVALSDKTDLYPGDLSTGQQQRVGIARAIVHRPALLLADEPTGNLDPRLAAEIMGVFEDINRLGTSVLIASHDLALIARMRHRMLTLQRGRLIGDGEAGV, encoded by the coding sequence ATGATTCGTTTCGAACAGGTCGGTAAACGCTACCCGAACGGTCATGTCGGCTTGCATGAGCTGAGCTTTCGAGTGCGTCGTGGCGAGTTCTTGTTTGTCACCGGCCACTCTGGTGCCGGTAAATCCACGCTGTTGCGCCTGTTGCTGGCGATGGAGCGGCCGACCAGTGGCAAACTGCTGCTCGCCGGGCAGGACCTGAGCACCATCAGCAACGCGCAGATTCCGTTTCTGCGCCGGCAGATCGGCGTGGTGTTCCAGAATCACCAGTTGCTGTTCGATCGCACGGTGTTCAACAACGTCGCCTTGCCGTTGCAGATCCTTGGTCTGTCCAAGGTTGAAATCGCCAAGCGTGTCGATTCGGCGCTGGAGCGCGTAGCGCTGTCGGATAAAACCGATCTGTACCCGGGCGACCTGTCCACCGGTCAGCAACAGCGCGTCGGCATTGCCCGCGCCATCGTCCATCGCCCGGCCTTGCTGCTGGCGGACGAACCGACCGGTAACCTCGACCCGCGTCTGGCGGCGGAAATCATGGGTGTGTTCGAAGATATCAACCGTCTGGGCACCAGCGTGCTGATTGCCAGTCATGACTTGGCACTGATCGCACGCATGCGTCACCGCATGCTCACACTGCAACGCGGCCGCTTGATCGGCGACGGGGAGGCCGGAGTATGA
- a CDS encoding hydrolase, producing MPPSSERFVPAFGLGNPHLQTLWGPLWRKTVHIERERERLWLEDGDFLDLDWHGPHSAEAPLVLVLHGLTGSSNSPYVAGIQKALADQGWASVALNWRGCSGEPNLLPRSYHSGASEDLAETIKHLHAKRPLAPLFAVGYSLGGNVLLKHLGESGSASGLQGAVAVSVPFRLDQCADRIGQGFSKVYQAHFMREMVAYIKNKQRQFQHDGREDGLAKLAALGSLENMRTFWDFDGRVTAPLHGFNDAEDYYRRASSRYFLGEIRTPNLIIQAADDPFVFPHSLPQADELSACTQFELQPRGGHVGFVDGSIRRPGYYLERRIPQWLRTQPL from the coding sequence GTGCCCCCTTCGTCTGAACGCTTCGTCCCCGCCTTCGGCCTCGGAAATCCGCACTTGCAGACTTTGTGGGGCCCGCTGTGGCGCAAAACCGTGCACATCGAGCGCGAGCGTGAGCGCCTATGGCTGGAAGACGGCGATTTTCTTGACCTCGACTGGCACGGCCCGCACAGCGCCGAGGCGCCGTTGGTGCTGGTGTTGCACGGGTTGACCGGCTCTTCCAACTCGCCTTACGTGGCCGGCATCCAAAAGGCCCTGGCTGATCAGGGCTGGGCCAGCGTTGCGCTGAACTGGCGTGGCTGTTCGGGCGAACCGAACCTGCTGCCGCGCAGCTACCATTCCGGCGCCAGCGAAGATCTGGCCGAGACCATCAAACACTTGCATGCGAAACGCCCGCTGGCGCCGTTGTTTGCTGTCGGCTACTCGCTCGGTGGCAACGTTCTGCTCAAGCATCTGGGCGAGAGCGGCAGCGCCAGTGGCCTGCAGGGCGCGGTGGCGGTCTCGGTGCCATTCCGCCTCGATCAGTGCGCCGACCGTATCGGCCAGGGTTTCTCCAAGGTTTATCAGGCGCACTTCATGCGCGAGATGGTCGCTTACATCAAGAACAAGCAGCGGCAGTTTCAGCATGACGGGCGCGAGGATGGCCTGGCGAAACTGGCGGCGCTCGGCTCGCTGGAAAACATGCGCACGTTCTGGGATTTCGATGGCCGGGTGACCGCGCCGCTGCATGGCTTCAACGATGCCGAGGATTACTATCGCCGCGCCTCGAGTCGCTATTTCCTTGGTGAGATTCGCACGCCCAACCTGATCATTCAGGCGGCCGACGATCCGTTCGTATTCCCGCACAGCCTGCCGCAGGCCGATGAGCTGTCGGCCTGCACGCAATTCGAGCTGCAGCCGCGCGGCGGGCATGTCGGGTTTGTCGATGGCTCGATTCGTCGACCGGGTTATTACCTGGAGCGACGGATTCCGCAGTGGTTGCGCACACAGCCCCTGTAG
- the rpoH gene encoding RNA polymerase sigma factor RpoH: MTNSLQPAYALVPGANLEAYVHTVNSIPLLTPEQERELAESLYYEQDLGAARQMVLAHLRFVVHIARSYSGYGLAQADLIQEGNVGLMKAVKRFNPEMGVRLVSFAVHWIKAEIHEFILRNWRIVKVATTKAQRKLFFNLRSQKKRLAWLNNEEVHRVAESLGVEPREVREMESRLTGHDMAFDPAAEADDDSAFQSPANYLEDHRYDPARQLEDADWSDNSNSNLHEALEVLDERSRDILYQRWLAEEKATLHDLAQKYNVSAERIRQLEKSAMNKLKLSIAA; encoded by the coding sequence ATGACCAATTCTTTGCAACCTGCGTACGCGTTGGTTCCGGGTGCGAACCTGGAAGCCTATGTGCACACCGTGAACAGCATTCCACTGCTGACACCGGAGCAGGAGCGTGAACTGGCCGAGAGTCTCTACTATGAGCAGGATCTGGGGGCGGCTCGGCAGATGGTGCTCGCCCACCTGCGATTTGTCGTACACATTGCCCGTAGCTATTCCGGCTACGGTCTGGCTCAGGCTGACCTGATCCAGGAAGGTAACGTCGGCCTGATGAAGGCCGTGAAGCGCTTCAACCCGGAAATGGGCGTGCGTCTGGTGTCGTTCGCCGTGCACTGGATCAAGGCGGAAATTCACGAGTTCATCCTGCGCAACTGGCGCATTGTGAAAGTCGCGACCACCAAGGCCCAGCGCAAGTTGTTCTTCAACCTGCGCAGCCAGAAGAAGCGTCTGGCGTGGCTGAACAACGAGGAAGTCCACCGTGTGGCGGAAAGCCTCGGTGTCGAACCGCGCGAAGTGCGCGAGATGGAAAGTCGCCTGACCGGCCATGACATGGCCTTCGACCCGGCCGCGGAAGCGGACGATGACAGCGCTTTCCAGTCGCCGGCCAACTACCTGGAAGATCACCGGTACGACCCTGCGCGTCAGCTGGAAGATGCCGACTGGAGCGACAACTCCAACAGCAACCTGCACGAAGCGCTGGAAGTGCTGGACGAACGCAGCCGCGACATCCTCTACCAGCGCTGGCTGGCCGAAGAAAAAGCCACGCTGCACGACCTGGCGCAGAAGTACAACGTGTCGGCCGAGCGGATTCGTCAGCTTGAGAAAAGCGCGATGAACAAGCTCAAATTGTCGATCGCCGCTTAA
- the ftsX gene encoding permease-like cell division protein FtsX, which translates to MSATRSPKVSERVAPKAADPQPPKKKKHDDDDGPNFATLFRAWIESHRASLLDSLRRLGKQPIGSFFTCMVMAVALSLPMGLSLLLNNVERLGGSWQRAAQISLYLQLDATPEQGESLREQIKGMPGVADAEYVGRDQALEEFQQQSGLGEALRELPENPLPGVVLVTPNEVDKPTLEALRQKLSELPKVQQAQLDLVWVERLAAILKLGDRFVFGLTVLLVSALLLVIGNTIRLHIENRRTEIEVIKLVGGTDSYVRRPFLYMGALYGFGAGLLSWGVLAFGLNWLNDAVVGLAGLYGSDFALAGVPVADGLSLLLGAVLLGYIGAWIAVARHLRELAPK; encoded by the coding sequence ATGAGTGCGACACGCAGCCCGAAGGTTTCCGAACGTGTGGCGCCGAAAGCCGCCGATCCGCAGCCGCCGAAGAAGAAAAAACACGACGATGATGATGGCCCGAACTTCGCCACGCTGTTCCGTGCGTGGATTGAAAGTCACCGCGCCAGCTTGCTCGATAGCCTGCGCCGCCTCGGCAAACAGCCGATCGGCAGCTTCTTCACCTGCATGGTGATGGCCGTGGCGTTGAGCTTGCCGATGGGCTTGTCGCTGCTGCTGAACAATGTCGAACGTCTCGGCGGTTCATGGCAGCGCGCGGCGCAGATCTCTTTGTACCTGCAACTCGATGCGACGCCAGAGCAGGGCGAGTCGTTGCGCGAGCAGATCAAAGGCATGCCCGGCGTCGCTGATGCTGAATATGTCGGCCGCGATCAGGCGCTCGAGGAATTCCAGCAGCAGTCCGGCCTCGGCGAAGCCCTGCGCGAACTGCCCGAGAACCCTTTGCCTGGTGTGGTGCTGGTGACACCGAACGAAGTCGACAAGCCGACACTCGAAGCATTAAGACAAAAACTTTCCGAGTTGCCCAAGGTACAACAGGCGCAACTTGATCTAGTCTGGGTCGAGCGTCTGGCCGCCATCCTCAAGCTGGGCGATCGGTTTGTCTTCGGTCTGACGGTGCTGCTGGTTTCTGCATTACTTTTGGTGATAGGCAATACCATTCGTCTTCATATTGAAAACCGCCGCACCGAGATAGAAGTGATTAAACTCGTCGGCGGCACTGACAGTTATGTAAGGCGTCCCTTCCTTTATATGGGCGCGTTGTATGGCTTCGGTGCAGGGCTGTTGTCCTGGGGTGTATTGGCGTTCGGCCTGAACTGGCTGAACGATGCGGTGGTTGGACTGGCCGGCTTGTACGGCAGTGATTTCGCCCTGGCCGGTGTGCCAGTGGCGGACGGTCTGTCGCTCTTGCTTGGCGCGGTACTGTTGGGTTATATCGGTGCATGGATTGCAGTCGCACGTCATCTCAGGGAGCTGGCGCCGAAGTAG
- a CDS encoding sulfurtransferase → MPIAQLISPVALDARKAQPGLVILDCRFALEDPDYGQRSYAEGHIAGASFADLERDLSGKVIKGVSGRHPLPEPAALIERLQGWGISNDSDVVLYDDGPGAYAARAWWLLAWLGKRDGVFILDGGLKAWHAAGLPLSLDPPTIARGHFSGQPDMNLLLSAEQLQQRLGQPSLTLIDARALPRFKGEVEPIDTVAGHIPGAQCAAFTDNLGSDGRFLPAAQLKQRFAAKLGDRSPSELVAYCGSGVTACHNLFALCLAGYPLGSLYAGSWSEWINEPSRGIATGE, encoded by the coding sequence ATGCCGATTGCGCAACTGATCAGCCCCGTCGCACTGGACGCCCGCAAGGCGCAGCCGGGGCTGGTGATCCTCGATTGTCGTTTCGCCCTCGAAGACCCGGACTACGGTCAGCGCAGCTACGCCGAAGGGCACATCGCCGGGGCAAGCTTCGCCGATCTCGAACGGGACCTGAGCGGCAAAGTCATCAAGGGCGTGAGCGGCCGTCATCCGCTGCCCGAGCCGGCGGCGCTGATCGAGCGCCTGCAAGGGTGGGGCATCAGCAATGACAGCGACGTGGTCCTCTACGACGACGGCCCCGGTGCCTACGCGGCACGGGCGTGGTGGTTGCTGGCGTGGCTGGGCAAGCGCGACGGCGTGTTCATTCTCGACGGCGGGCTCAAGGCCTGGCATGCGGCCGGGCTGCCGCTGAGTCTGGATCCGCCGACCATCGCCCGCGGCCATTTCAGCGGCCAGCCGGACATGAACCTGCTGCTCAGCGCCGAGCAATTACAGCAGCGTCTGGGTCAACCGTCATTGACCTTGATCGATGCCCGCGCACTGCCGCGCTTCAAAGGCGAAGTGGAACCGATTGATACGGTGGCCGGGCACATTCCCGGTGCGCAGTGCGCGGCGTTCACCGACAACCTCGGCAGCGACGGGCGCTTTCTGCCGGCCGCTCAGCTCAAGCAGCGTTTTGCGGCGAAACTGGGCGATCGCTCGCCCTCAGAGTTGGTCGCCTACTGCGGCTCGGGGGTGACGGCGTGTCATAACCTGTTCGCCCTGTGCCTGGCCGGTTATCCGCTGGGATCGCTGTATGCCGGGTCGTGGAGCGAGTGGATCAACGAGCCATCGCGAGGCATCGCCACGGGCGAATAA
- the rsmD gene encoding 16S rRNA (guanine(966)-N(2))-methyltransferase RsmD: MATRSPKKPAHNVHNGVNQLRIIGGQWRSRKLSFPDAPGLRPTPDRVRETLFNWLAPYVEGAKVLDPFAGSGALFLEALSRGAAMGQALDASNIAVSSLKEHLGTLRCTNGQVQTADALRYLETQTATPFDLVFLDPPFNQNLLPAVCTLLEERQWLAADSWIYTESETAPSTLGLPGNWRLHREQKSGRVYYALWQRSTHIDA, encoded by the coding sequence ATGGCAACTCGTTCCCCCAAGAAACCTGCGCACAACGTCCACAACGGTGTGAACCAGTTGCGTATCATTGGCGGCCAATGGCGCAGCCGCAAGCTGAGCTTCCCCGACGCGCCGGGCCTGCGCCCGACGCCGGACCGTGTGCGCGAAACCCTGTTCAACTGGCTGGCGCCGTACGTTGAAGGGGCCAAGGTGCTCGACCCGTTCGCCGGCAGCGGCGCGCTGTTTCTCGAAGCGCTGTCCCGTGGCGCGGCGATGGGCCAGGCACTGGACGCGAGCAACATCGCCGTGTCCAGCCTTAAGGAACACCTCGGCACTCTGCGCTGCACCAACGGCCAGGTGCAGACCGCCGACGCCTTGCGCTATCTGGAAACCCAGACCGCTACGCCGTTCGATCTGGTATTCCTCGATCCGCCGTTCAACCAGAACCTGCTGCCGGCGGTGTGCACGCTGCTGGAAGAGCGGCAGTGGCTGGCGGCCGATTCGTGGATCTACACTGAAAGCGAAACCGCGCCGTCGACCCTCGGCCTGCCGGGCAATTGGCGCCTGCACCGCGAACAAAAATCCGGTCGGGTCTACTACGCGCTGTGGCAGCGTTCGACGCACATCGACGCCTGA
- a CDS encoding TetR/AcrR family transcriptional regulator, with protein MAPRIKTSERIVLNSLELFNQQGERSISTNHIAAHMEISPGNLYYHFPNKQAIIAVLFSEYESLVDSFLRPPQGRAATVEDKRFYLKELLSAMWRYRFLHRDLEHLLDSDPELAARYRRFSQRCVIQGAAIYEGFVAAGILDMDRVQIESLTLNAWIILTSWVRFLCTTRENSNHLSEQAIKRGVYQVLVLEAGFVTEQARDEVNALFEEFYVPLAQALEDVK; from the coding sequence ATGGCCCCACGAATAAAAACCAGCGAGCGTATCGTGCTCAACAGCCTCGAACTGTTCAATCAGCAGGGCGAGCGCAGTATCAGCACCAACCACATTGCCGCCCACATGGAGATTTCTCCGGGCAACCTGTACTACCACTTCCCCAACAAGCAGGCGATCATCGCCGTGCTGTTCAGTGAGTACGAAAGCCTGGTCGACAGCTTCCTGCGCCCGCCGCAGGGGCGCGCAGCGACGGTCGAAGACAAGCGTTTCTATCTCAAGGAACTGCTCTCGGCGATGTGGCGCTATCGTTTTCTGCACCGCGACCTTGAGCATCTGCTCGACAGCGATCCGGAGCTGGCCGCGCGTTACCGGCGTTTCTCCCAGCGCTGCGTGATTCAAGGCGCGGCAATCTACGAAGGTTTCGTCGCCGCCGGGATTCTCGACATGGACCGCGTGCAGATCGAATCCCTGACCCTCAACGCCTGGATCATTCTGACTTCGTGGGTACGGTTTCTGTGCACCACTCGGGAAAACTCCAACCACCTCAGTGAACAAGCCATCAAGCGTGGCGTGTACCAGGTGCTGGTGCTGGAGGCCGGGTTTGTCACCGAGCAGGCGCGCGACGAGGTCAATGCGTTGTTCGAAGAGTTCTACGTGCCGCTGGCCCAAGCCCTCGAAGACGTCAAATAA
- a CDS encoding M16 family metallopeptidase, translating to MSKRTSPRLLFGLIGVALIGSAAFYLSPSADSHASEALDNAKSTQKLQSLAELDGKAPASRKLDVQTWSTAEGAKVLFVEAHELPMFDMRLIFAAGSSQDGNAAGLAVLANAMLNEGVAGKDVGAIAQGFEGLGADFGNGAFKDMALASLRSLSAADKREPALKLFAEVVGKPTFPADSFARIKNQMLAGFEYQKQNPGKLASLELMKRLYGDHPYAHSSDGNAQSVPKITLAQLRDFHAKAYAAGNAVIALVGDLSRAEAEAIANQVSGALPKGPALAKIAAPQEPKASVNHIEFPSKQTNLMLAQLGIDRDDPDYAALSMGNQILGGGGFGTRLMSEVREKRGLTYGVYSAFSPMQARGPFMINLQTRAEMSEGTLKLVQDVLADYLKTGPTQKELDDAKRELAGSFPLSTASNADIVGQLGAMGFYNLPLSYLDDFMRQSQSLTVEQVRDALNKHLSTDKMVIVTAGPTVPQKPLPAPSDKPAEQPLGVPEH from the coding sequence ATGAGTAAGCGCACATCCCCACGCCTGCTGTTCGGCCTGATCGGCGTGGCGCTGATCGGCTCGGCGGCGTTCTATCTGTCGCCAAGCGCTGACAGCCATGCCAGCGAAGCGCTGGATAACGCCAAGTCCACGCAGAAACTGCAATCGCTGGCCGAACTCGACGGCAAGGCACCGGCCAGCCGCAAGCTTGACGTACAGACCTGGAGCACCGCCGAAGGCGCCAAGGTGCTGTTCGTCGAAGCCCACGAGTTGCCGATGTTCGACATGCGTCTGATCTTCGCCGCCGGCAGCAGTCAGGATGGCAACGCAGCGGGGCTGGCGGTGTTGGCCAACGCGATGCTCAACGAAGGTGTGGCCGGCAAAGATGTCGGCGCCATCGCGCAGGGTTTTGAAGGCCTCGGTGCGGATTTCGGCAACGGCGCGTTCAAGGACATGGCGCTCGCTTCGTTGCGCAGCCTGAGCGCGGCCGACAAACGTGAACCGGCGCTGAAGCTGTTTGCCGAAGTGGTTGGCAAACCGACCTTCCCCGCCGACTCCTTCGCGCGCATCAAGAACCAGATGCTGGCCGGTTTCGAATACCAGAAACAGAACCCCGGCAAACTCGCCAGCCTCGAGCTGATGAAGCGCTTGTACGGCGATCACCCGTACGCGCATTCAAGCGACGGCAACGCGCAAAGCGTGCCGAAGATCACCCTGGCGCAGCTGCGTGATTTCCACGCCAAGGCTTACGCCGCCGGTAACGCGGTGATTGCGCTGGTCGGTGACTTGTCGCGCGCCGAAGCCGAGGCGATTGCCAATCAAGTGTCCGGCGCACTGCCAAAAGGCCCGGCGCTGGCGAAAATCGCAGCACCGCAGGAGCCGAAAGCCAGCGTCAATCACATCGAGTTCCCGTCGAAGCAAACCAACCTGATGCTCGCGCAACTGGGCATCGACCGCGACGACCCGGATTACGCTGCGCTGTCGATGGGCAACCAGATCCTTGGTGGTGGCGGTTTCGGCACGCGCCTGATGAGTGAAGTGCGCGAGAAACGTGGCCTGACCTACGGCGTGTACTCGGCATTCAGCCCGATGCAGGCCCGCGGCCCGTTCATGATCAACCTGCAGACCCGCGCGGAAATGAGCGAAGGCACCCTGAAGCTGGTGCAGGACGTACTTGCCGATTACCTGAAAACCGGGCCAACGCAAAAAGAGCTCGACGACGCCAAACGCGAACTGGCCGGCAGCTTCCCACTGTCCACTGCGAGCAATGCCGATATCGTCGGCCAGCTCGGGGCGATGGGCTTCTATAATCTGCCGCTGAGTTATCTCGACGATTTCATGCGTCAGTCGCAGAGCCTGACCGTCGAGCAAGTGCGCGACGCGCTGAACAAACACCTGAGCACGGACAAAATGGTCATCGTCACCGCTGGCCCGACCGTGCCACAAAAGCCGTTACCGGCCCCATCTGATAAACCTGCCGAGCAACCGCTCGGGGTTCCGGAGCATTAA
- a CDS encoding M16 family metallopeptidase: MNALARRAAGLLLCTVCLPLSALAADPQPTHEFTLDNGLKVVVREDHRAPVVVSQIWYKVGSSYETPGQTGLSHALEHMMFKGSEKVGPGEASLILRDLGAEENAFTSDDFTAYYQVLARDRLGVAFELEADRMANLRLPADEFAKEIEVIKEERRLRTDDKPMSKAYERYKAMAYPASGYHTPTIGWMADLDRMKVEELRHWYQSWYAPNNATLVVVGDVTPDEVKTLAQRYFGPIAKRDVPPAKKPLELAEPGERQITLRVQTQLPSLMLGFNVPSIATAEDKRSVNALRLISALLDGGYSGRIPTQLERGEELVSGGSSDYDAYTRGDSLFTLSATPNTQKKKTIAQAEAGLWKLLEQLKTTAPSAAELERVRAQVIAGLVFERDSITSQATAIGQLETVGLSWKLMDTELADLESVTPQDIQNAAKKYFTRERLSVAHVLPLEATHE; the protein is encoded by the coding sequence ATGAATGCTCTAGCCCGCCGCGCTGCAGGCCTGCTGCTTTGCACAGTCTGCCTGCCCCTTTCGGCCCTGGCGGCCGACCCGCAACCGACCCACGAATTCACCCTCGACAACGGCCTCAAGGTCGTTGTGCGCGAAGACCATCGCGCGCCGGTGGTGGTTTCGCAGATCTGGTACAAGGTCGGCTCCAGCTACGAGACTCCGGGCCAGACCGGTCTGTCTCACGCCCTCGAGCACATGATGTTCAAGGGCAGCGAGAAAGTCGGCCCCGGCGAAGCCTCGCTGATCCTGCGGGATCTGGGCGCCGAAGAGAATGCCTTCACCAGTGACGACTTCACCGCGTACTACCAGGTGCTGGCCCGTGATCGTCTGGGCGTGGCCTTCGAGTTGGAAGCCGACCGCATGGCCAACCTGCGCCTGCCGGCCGACGAATTCGCCAAGGAAATCGAAGTCATCAAGGAGGAGCGTCGGCTGCGCACCGATGACAAGCCGATGTCCAAGGCTTACGAGCGTTACAAGGCGATGGCCTACCCGGCGAGCGGCTATCACACGCCGACCATCGGCTGGATGGCTGACCTCGACCGCATGAAGGTCGAAGAGCTGCGCCACTGGTATCAGTCCTGGTACGCGCCGAACAATGCCACGCTGGTGGTGGTCGGCGACGTCACCCCGGACGAAGTCAAAACCCTCGCCCAGCGCTATTTCGGCCCGATCGCCAAGCGCGACGTGCCGCCGGCGAAAAAACCGCTGGAACTGGCCGAACCGGGCGAGCGCCAGATCACCCTGCGCGTGCAAACCCAGCTGCCGAGCCTGATGCTCGGCTTCAACGTACCCAGCATCGCCACCGCTGAAGACAAACGCTCGGTCAATGCCTTGCGCCTGATCTCGGCACTGCTCGATGGTGGCTACAGCGGCCGCATCCCGACGCAACTGGAGCGCGGTGAAGAACTGGTGTCCGGCGGCTCCTCGGACTATGACGCCTATACCCGTGGCGACAGCCTGTTCACCCTGTCCGCCACTCCGAACACGCAAAAGAAAAAGACCATCGCTCAGGCGGAGGCCGGGTTGTGGAAACTGCTGGAGCAACTGAAAACCACCGCGCCGTCGGCCGCAGAGCTGGAGCGCGTGCGTGCGCAGGTGATTGCCGGTCTGGTCTTCGAACGTGATTCGATCACCAGTCAGGCCACCGCCATCGGCCAACTGGAAACGGTCGGTCTGTCGTGGAAGCTGATGGACACCGAGCTGGCCGATCTGGAGAGCGTGACCCCGCAAGACATCCAGAACGCTGCGAAAAAATACTTTACCCGCGAACGTCTCAGCGTCGCCCACGTCCTGCCACTGGAGGCGACCCATGAGTAA